In Saccharicrinis carchari, the sequence TTTTCAGTTTGATAATATGTCAATATTAAACCGAAAAGTCTAAGCGTCGCTATTATTAAAAATATTGTACTGGTTGTGATGAAAAGAAATGCTGAGTTATCTAAGACACCGTTAAAAACGCCAAAGTCAACTATTCTAGGTAATTGCAATACCCAACAAATAAAGGATAAAATCGATAGGAATAGAATTATCCAGAATGACTTGTAAATGGATTCCTTTTTAAAAACAACAATCAATTTTGTAGAGTTGTATTTATCTTCTATTCGACTGATAGTCTGAATTAACAAAGGAAGAGCAATTGCCAAAATTGCAATTATCATTGGAATCATTGCAACTCTAACGATGTCTGGATAATTAATATAAAATTTCGTTATGTATTCCATTTATGCTGTCTGCTTTTTTAAATTACCGCCAACGGAAACTGTAAGTTGCGTGGCGGTTACGGTGTGCTTTCTTTTCAACCTGAACAGAAGCACATGCGAAAAAGTACGCGCCAAAACCACACGAACCCCGCCATGAAATTTACAGAATGTTAGCCACCGTATTTCCTATTTTTCATTAAATAGTATCTCGAATGCCTCAAGGACAAAATTCTCACTTTTAATCATTTCATAATTAATCTCATTGTCTTTTAGGAGGCTATTAAAAGTCTTGATGTATTTATTGTCTGATTTCTTAAACTCGTCAAAAGGAATCGAAAGGATAAATCTTTCGTCATTATTGAACGTACCAAATAGGTCATCTTCAAGCCTAAGCATATCTTTCAATTTGTAGTTATTATAGATTGCATAGGATAGACTGTCGCTTATTGATAGCCCTATTGATAAATCCGCATAGTTATTGTCTTCTGGCGGAAATCCTAAAAGCCAATAAACGATATTATGAAATCCATAATAGTCTTTAAAGTCAGATGGCATTTTTATTATTGTCCAGTCTCCTAATTGTGCTTTTGAAAATTGATAGGTATAAGTATTTCCTTTTGCTGGTAATTCACCATAGTCCTTTAGTTTAGATTCAACTGATTTCAGATTTGTTCCTTTCACTAAAACATACCTCTTGAAATTTTCTGACTTCAAATTGTCATGGGAATAAATTCTTTCTTTATTAATCGTCAATTCTTTTTGCTCTAGCTTTTCTCTTCCAAATAAATTGTTGAAAAATCCCATATTTGAAGTTTTGAATATTATTAAAATCAGTACTAATCCCGCAAAAATCAGTAAAATTAATCTCTGTTTTTTCATTGACGATGGCATTTTTTATATGGTGGCTAACGGTTGGTACAAGAATAGTAGCCGATTGCGGACTACAAATTTTTCAAACTACAAAAAGGCCAAAGCGGGCTGAAACCCTTAATATCACTACTGTTTCGGCTATTATTTTTGTACATTGTTAGCGCTCGTAAATTTCACTTTTTCTTCAGCAGCCTTAGTCCAATGTTGTTTTAATGATTTCTTAAAATATGATATTGCTGCTGCTTTTTTACCCTCTTTTTCTTTTGCCAGTCCAATATTGAAGTTTGCACTAGCTAGAGATTTCATATCAGACGATTTTTCAATTGTATTCTTATATAGCGACTCAACTTCTTCATATCTTCTTAATTTAATTAATGTAATAGCCAAATCATTCAATGAATTTAAATATGCATTAGAAGTGTTATGAGGGAAATGAAGAACATTACTAAAGCAAATAAAAGCTTCTTCATATTTTTTAGACCTATATGCCTTTAGACCCTTTTCTTTAAACTCTCCTTTTGTCAATTCTGGAGAATAATACTTTCTATATTTATCCCCAATTATCTTCCAAGTCTCAATGTAATATATTGGGTTTGTTTTGTGTCCCTTAAAATATGTGTTCGTTATTTGAACAAAGTTACCATCGGATTCCGCAAAACTTACTAAGAAACTCCCCTGGTCAAATATTTTATGGATGCTAGACTTTTCATTAATAGAATATATCGTTATGAAGTCATGTGGCCATCCCCTTACGCCAGATGAGAAATAATGTATAACTTCACATTTATTGTCTGAGTTCAAGTCAACAAATTTAAATCTAGAATAATCATAAGATAATTTGCCATTTTCTCCAAAATCTTCCTTTATGATTTCAGCTTTAATATTAACAGTATCAAATTTGCACAAGCAGTGCTTATAGTTATCAATCTTAATATTTTTTGGAAATAATTCTAGCTCAACCTGAGCGAAAACAGAATTCGCAATTAAGCCAAATATTACCAACAATAATAAACTTCTCATTTCTCTTATATTTCTAATTATAGTCTCTTTAGAGAGCATTTAGAGATTCAAAAATTTCATGCAATCTCCAACATTATGAGCGCTAACGGTAACTGTAAGTTGCGTGGCGGTTACGGTGTGCTTTCTTTTCAGCCTGAACAAAAGCACATGCGAAAAAATACGCGCCAAAAACGCACGAACCCCGCCATGAAATTTACAGAATGTTATAGCTCGTTGTTTTTCTCTTTCAATCAAAAAAAGGCTTTCTGTTTACAAAACCATTCCTTAAAAATAATATTTATTCGATAAGTAAATAAATCCAGAATCACATAATCCCTTGGTCATTGAAAGTTTTTGGTTTGACGGCTGTAAATCAAATTCTTTAAGTCCTGCTAATCCCATATCAATCTTTCAGACGCACCGGCGTTTTCAGTTAAAATTCATTTTATCAAGCAATTAATCGTTCGCCGGAACCTACAAGTCAATTCTTCTAGGATGCGAATTCATCCAGTCTTGCAGATCTGCTGATGTGTACAGTTGAAATCTGGTTTTTCAGGTCGTTACATTTTTTTTCAAAAGCTGTAAGTCCAATTCTTACAAGCTGCAAATCCATTCAGTCTTTCAGACATATCGATGTTTATAATTGAAATTCAGAGTTTTCGAGCGGGGAAATCATTACCCAAAAGCTGCACATAAAATTCTATCAAGCTGTCAATCCTTTGTCAGTCTTTCCGTTTGGACAAAGTTTTCTATTGAAATACGAAGTTTTCAACCAGGAAAAACGTTTAACAAAAACTGCAAATGCTCCACAAATTGCTAATCGAATGCTTTATATCAAAGAACTTTTTTTACAATGAGCTATAACGGTAAATTGTATGAGTAGTGGCAGGTTGCGTGGCACTTATCAGTCAAACCGCTAAGCAGTTTGAGCGGGCTACAAACCTTAACATTTTGCGCTTTACCTGCCATTACTTATACAAAATGTT encodes:
- a CDS encoding tetratricopeptide repeat protein; translated protein: MRSLLLLVIFGLIANSVFAQVELELFPKNIKIDNYKHCLCKFDTVNIKAEIIKEDFGENGKLSYDYSRFKFVDLNSDNKCEVIHYFSSGVRGWPHDFITIYSINEKSSIHKIFDQGSFLVSFAESDGNFVQITNTYFKGHKTNPIYYIETWKIIGDKYRKYYSPELTKGEFKEKGLKAYRSKKYEEAFICFSNVLHFPHNTSNAYLNSLNDLAITLIKLRRYEEVESLYKNTIEKSSDMKSLASANFNIGLAKEKEGKKAAAISYFKKSLKQHWTKAAEEKVKFTSANNVQK